From Parasteatoda tepidariorum isolate YZ-2023 chromosome 1, CAS_Ptep_4.0, whole genome shotgun sequence, one genomic window encodes:
- the LOC107441983 gene encoding E3 ubiquitin-protein ligase KCMF1 isoform X1, whose product MFDIIEIGVSCDSCLKGNFRGKRYKCLVCYDYDLCATCYEAGASTTRHNADHPMQCILTRSDFDLYYGGEAASVEHPQSFTCPFCGRMGLTESALTEHVSAEHSESSAEIVCPVCASQPGGEPNHMTDDFSAHLALDHRNRDIQDETISSRHVRRIPHAGRGMSSNRARRSQMQFTSAGGLASLSPNNRDSMDPIAELLSQLSSVRRSNLAQSNTTSQLQQLQMQLQLERQQAQMARQQLERLPRRQTVTTSISASAGAGGSSALQTHFTVSLDSSSPSSASSGPQFLLSRCTDPVITEGEQLAQEIEHAERSLFVQELLLNTLGEQFNNEELDSLVKVIDLNSNGEEANQYPDVNDNHGPRREPISAIAESGSHSVQSSNVEEIRQPRSKEEPPAQRPPQQGRIHNRGAGNSYNNPIGRGGTSQRANNRDALSSGGRPIGRTSNRERGTSPTRRKALRQVDDRNKTTEPPPPH is encoded by the exons ATGTTCGACATTATTGAAATAG gtgtCAGCTGTGATTCTTGTTTGAAGGGTAACTTTAGAGGCAAGAGATATAAATGTCTGGTATGTTATGATTATGATTTGTGTGCAACATGCTATGAAGCTGGAGCTTCTACTACTCGTCATAATGCTGATCATCCTATGCAATGTATATTGACAAGATCAGACTTTG atttatattatGGAGGGGAAGCAGCATCTGTTGAACATCCTCAGTCATTTACGTGCCCTTTTTGTGGTCGAATGGGTTTAACTGAATCTGCTCTGACAGAACATGTTTCTGCTGAACATTCTGAATCGTCTGCAGAAATt GTATGTCCTGTCTGTGCTTCACAACCAGGTGGTGAACCAAATCACATGACTGATGATTTTTCTGCACATTTAGCTCTTGACCATCGGAATAGAGATATT CAAGATGAGACAATTAGTTCAAGACATGTTCGAAGAATTCCACATGCTGGAAGAGGAATGAGCAGCAATCGAGCTCGGAGATCTCAGATGCAATTTACTTCAGCCGGAGGCTTAGCATCCCTTTCTCCAAATAATAGAGATTCAATGGATCCAATAGCTG agcTACTTTCACAGCTATCCTCTGTACGTCGTTCCAATCTTGCTCAATCGAACACTACTTCCCAACTTCAACAGCTTCAGATGCAGTTGCAATTGGAACGGCAGCAAGCACAAATGGCTAGGCAGCAATTAGAAAGATTGCCCCGTCGCCAAACTGTGACCACAAGCATTTCTGCTTCAGCCGGTGCAGGGGGTAGCAGTGCGCTACAAACCCATTTTACTGTTTCTCTTGATTCTTCTAGTCCTTCATCGGCCTCTTCTGGACCACAGTTCCTTTTATCaag atgCACTGACCCCGTCATTACTGAAGGTGAGCAATTAGCCCAAGAAATTGAGCATGCAGAACGTAGTCTATTTGTCCAAGAACTCTTACTCAATACATTAGGCgaacaatttaataatgaagaatTAGACAGTCTTGTTAAAGTAATTGATCTGAATTCAAACGGAGAAGAGGCAAACCAATATCCCGATGTTAATGATAATCACGGTCCTCGGAGAGAACCCATAAGTGCCATAGCAGAGTCTGGTTCTCACTCTGTGCAATCTTCTAATGTTGAAGAAATACGGCAACCTCGAAGCAAAGAAGAGCCTCCAGCCCAGCGTCCTCCACAACAGGGTAGGATTCATAATCGCGGTGCTGGCAATAGTTACAATAATCCAATTGGAAGAGGGGGTACATCACAACGAGCTAACAACAGGGATGCTTTGAGCAGCGGAGGAAGACCCATTGGTAGGACAAGTAATAGGGAAAGGGGTACATCGCCTACTAGGAGAAAAGCTCTAAGACAAGTAGATGATAGAAACAAAACTACTGAGCCTCCACCTCCtcattga
- the LOC107441983 gene encoding E3 ubiquitin-protein ligase KCMF1 isoform X2, translating to MSRHEGVSCDSCLKGNFRGKRYKCLVCYDYDLCATCYEAGASTTRHNADHPMQCILTRSDFDLYYGGEAASVEHPQSFTCPFCGRMGLTESALTEHVSAEHSESSAEIVCPVCASQPGGEPNHMTDDFSAHLALDHRNRDIQDETISSRHVRRIPHAGRGMSSNRARRSQMQFTSAGGLASLSPNNRDSMDPIAELLSQLSSVRRSNLAQSNTTSQLQQLQMQLQLERQQAQMARQQLERLPRRQTVTTSISASAGAGGSSALQTHFTVSLDSSSPSSASSGPQFLLSRCTDPVITEGEQLAQEIEHAERSLFVQELLLNTLGEQFNNEELDSLVKVIDLNSNGEEANQYPDVNDNHGPRREPISAIAESGSHSVQSSNVEEIRQPRSKEEPPAQRPPQQGRIHNRGAGNSYNNPIGRGGTSQRANNRDALSSGGRPIGRTSNRERGTSPTRRKALRQVDDRNKTTEPPPPH from the exons ATGTCTCGTCATGAAG gtgtCAGCTGTGATTCTTGTTTGAAGGGTAACTTTAGAGGCAAGAGATATAAATGTCTGGTATGTTATGATTATGATTTGTGTGCAACATGCTATGAAGCTGGAGCTTCTACTACTCGTCATAATGCTGATCATCCTATGCAATGTATATTGACAAGATCAGACTTTG atttatattatGGAGGGGAAGCAGCATCTGTTGAACATCCTCAGTCATTTACGTGCCCTTTTTGTGGTCGAATGGGTTTAACTGAATCTGCTCTGACAGAACATGTTTCTGCTGAACATTCTGAATCGTCTGCAGAAATt GTATGTCCTGTCTGTGCTTCACAACCAGGTGGTGAACCAAATCACATGACTGATGATTTTTCTGCACATTTAGCTCTTGACCATCGGAATAGAGATATT CAAGATGAGACAATTAGTTCAAGACATGTTCGAAGAATTCCACATGCTGGAAGAGGAATGAGCAGCAATCGAGCTCGGAGATCTCAGATGCAATTTACTTCAGCCGGAGGCTTAGCATCCCTTTCTCCAAATAATAGAGATTCAATGGATCCAATAGCTG agcTACTTTCACAGCTATCCTCTGTACGTCGTTCCAATCTTGCTCAATCGAACACTACTTCCCAACTTCAACAGCTTCAGATGCAGTTGCAATTGGAACGGCAGCAAGCACAAATGGCTAGGCAGCAATTAGAAAGATTGCCCCGTCGCCAAACTGTGACCACAAGCATTTCTGCTTCAGCCGGTGCAGGGGGTAGCAGTGCGCTACAAACCCATTTTACTGTTTCTCTTGATTCTTCTAGTCCTTCATCGGCCTCTTCTGGACCACAGTTCCTTTTATCaag atgCACTGACCCCGTCATTACTGAAGGTGAGCAATTAGCCCAAGAAATTGAGCATGCAGAACGTAGTCTATTTGTCCAAGAACTCTTACTCAATACATTAGGCgaacaatttaataatgaagaatTAGACAGTCTTGTTAAAGTAATTGATCTGAATTCAAACGGAGAAGAGGCAAACCAATATCCCGATGTTAATGATAATCACGGTCCTCGGAGAGAACCCATAAGTGCCATAGCAGAGTCTGGTTCTCACTCTGTGCAATCTTCTAATGTTGAAGAAATACGGCAACCTCGAAGCAAAGAAGAGCCTCCAGCCCAGCGTCCTCCACAACAGGGTAGGATTCATAATCGCGGTGCTGGCAATAGTTACAATAATCCAATTGGAAGAGGGGGTACATCACAACGAGCTAACAACAGGGATGCTTTGAGCAGCGGAGGAAGACCCATTGGTAGGACAAGTAATAGGGAAAGGGGTACATCGCCTACTAGGAGAAAAGCTCTAAGACAAGTAGATGATAGAAACAAAACTACTGAGCCTCCACCTCCtcattga